In Collimonas arenae, a single genomic region encodes these proteins:
- a CDS encoding VOC family protein, with the protein MQKIRPFLWFDGRAEEAMNFYVSIFKDAKIGDVQRYGEAGPGPKGSVMSATFQLHGQDFIALNGGPQFSFTPAVSFFVNCADQTEVDALWDKFSEGGEPQRCGWIRDKFGLSWQIIPTALGEMLQDKDKQRAQRVMQAMMKMVKIDVKVLQQAYDQQ; encoded by the coding sequence ATGCAAAAAATCCGTCCATTCCTGTGGTTCGACGGCAGAGCCGAAGAAGCCATGAATTTCTATGTTTCGATTTTCAAGGACGCCAAAATCGGCGATGTCCAGCGCTATGGGGAAGCCGGGCCGGGACCGAAGGGTAGCGTCATGTCCGCCACCTTCCAGCTGCATGGCCAGGACTTCATCGCCCTCAACGGCGGTCCGCAATTTAGCTTCACGCCTGCCGTTTCGTTCTTCGTCAATTGTGCGGATCAAACCGAGGTGGATGCGCTGTGGGACAAGTTTTCTGAGGGAGGCGAGCCGCAGAGATGCGGCTGGATCAGGGATAAATTCGGTCTCAGCTGGCAAATCATTCCCACCGCGCTGGGAGAGATGTTGCAAGACAAAGACAAGCAACGGGCGCAGAGAGTCATGCAAGCCATGATGAAAATGGTCAAGATCGACGTCAAGGTTTTGCAGCAAGCCTACGATCAGCAATAA
- a CDS encoding class I fructose-bisphosphate aldolase: MNIDELTSVARAIVTGQKGILAADESGPTIKKRFDAIKLECSEENRRRYREILFTAEGVERYLGGVILYDETLRQSTADGVPFAELLMRRNIIPGIKVDGGAKPLALHPGEKVTEGLDGLRERLQEYKQLGAKFAKWRGVIEIDAADIPSSYGIRANAHALARYAALCQEAGIVPIVEPEVLMDGAHDLARCETVSLQVLQTVFDELAAHGVALEGMLLKPNMVIAGMKSPQQADVRQVAEATMRCLTRHVPPAMPGIVFLSGGQSAEDATHHLNAMNQLGPFPWQVSFSYGRALQAPVLERWQGVEQNVAEAQKILLRRCELNSLACAGKYDSGMESSAFSPP; encoded by the coding sequence ATGAATATCGACGAACTAACATCAGTCGCGCGGGCTATCGTGACGGGCCAAAAAGGGATTCTTGCCGCAGATGAAAGCGGACCGACGATCAAGAAGCGCTTTGACGCAATCAAGCTGGAATGCAGCGAAGAAAATCGCCGCCGCTATCGTGAAATATTGTTTACCGCCGAAGGGGTCGAGCGCTATCTCGGCGGAGTTATTCTCTACGATGAAACGCTGCGGCAAAGCACTGCCGACGGTGTTCCTTTTGCAGAATTGCTAATGCGCCGCAATATTATTCCCGGCATCAAGGTTGACGGCGGCGCCAAGCCGCTGGCTTTGCATCCGGGCGAGAAAGTCACCGAAGGACTGGACGGATTGCGCGAGCGTTTGCAGGAATATAAGCAATTGGGGGCGAAGTTTGCGAAATGGCGCGGCGTCATCGAGATTGACGCCGCTGATATTCCCAGTAGCTACGGTATCCGTGCTAACGCCCATGCCCTGGCGCGTTATGCTGCCTTGTGCCAGGAAGCCGGCATCGTTCCGATCGTCGAGCCGGAAGTTTTGATGGATGGCGCGCACGATCTGGCGCGTTGTGAGACGGTAAGCTTACAGGTATTGCAAACGGTGTTTGATGAACTGGCAGCCCACGGCGTTGCGTTGGAGGGCATGTTGTTGAAACCGAACATGGTCATTGCAGGTATGAAGTCTCCGCAGCAGGCTGATGTGCGCCAGGTTGCGGAAGCCACGATGCGGTGCCTGACACGGCATGTACCCCCAGCGATGCCAGGCATCGTCTTTCTCTCGGGCGGGCAAAGTGCAGAGGATGCCACTCACCATCTCAATGCAATGAATCAGCTTGGCCCGTTTCCATGGCAGGTCAGTTTTTCCTATGGCAGGGCGCTACAGGCGCCGGTGCTGGAGAGATGGCAAGGCGTGGAGCAGAACGTGGCGGAAGCGCAAAAGATATTACTGCGGCGTTGTGAATTGAATAGTCTGGCATGTGCGGGAAAATACGATAGCGGCATGGAGAGCAGTGCTTTTTCTCCGCCGTAA
- a CDS encoding YciI family protein: protein MNYLCLVYLAPDQLHSCPDKVCFAYAEELRGSGHFVAAQALQPVDSATTIRIRNGQTSLTDGPFAETKEQLAGFYLIDAKDLNEAIHWASRIPPARYGSIEVRPVRELDLSSLASVSNAG, encoded by the coding sequence ATGAATTATCTATGCCTCGTCTATCTTGCACCGGACCAGTTGCATTCCTGCCCGGACAAGGTTTGTTTCGCCTACGCCGAGGAACTGCGGGGAAGCGGCCATTTTGTCGCTGCCCAGGCGCTCCAGCCGGTCGATAGCGCCACCACCATTCGCATACGTAACGGCCAGACGTCGTTGACGGATGGGCCGTTCGCCGAAACCAAGGAGCAGCTGGCTGGCTTCTACCTGATCGACGCCAAGGACCTCAACGAAGCCATCCACTGGGCTTCCAGGATTCCGCCGGCGCGTTATGGCAGCATCGAAGTACGTCCGGTAAGAGAGTTAGACCTCTCCAGTCTAGCCTCCGTATCCAACGCAGGGTAA
- a CDS encoding GNAT family N-acetyltransferase, whose amino-acid sequence MQSDIQIHRLSSLEDPAQIAALGEVLVDCVEGGASVSFMLPLSRARAENFWRELAVSVAAGERILLVAQDQQGAVLGTVQVILKQPENQPHRADIAKLLVHRKARQHGLGEKLMNVAEQAAANAGKSVLVLDTASETAERLYKRLGWQVSGVIPGYALLPEGGLCATTIFYKNIRSNV is encoded by the coding sequence ATGCAATCCGACATACAGATTCATCGCTTATCGTCGCTAGAAGATCCCGCGCAGATCGCGGCCCTGGGCGAAGTACTTGTCGATTGCGTAGAAGGAGGCGCGTCCGTCAGTTTCATGCTCCCCCTATCGCGTGCACGAGCAGAAAATTTCTGGCGCGAGCTTGCCGTCAGCGTCGCCGCAGGCGAACGCATATTGCTGGTCGCGCAAGACCAGCAAGGCGCCGTCCTCGGTACCGTTCAAGTCATCTTGAAGCAGCCGGAAAACCAGCCGCATCGCGCCGACATAGCAAAGCTGCTAGTGCATCGCAAAGCCCGGCAGCATGGGTTAGGAGAGAAATTGATGAACGTGGCAGAACAGGCCGCCGCCAATGCAGGAAAGAGTGTGCTAGTGCTAGATACCGCCAGCGAGACCGCCGAGCGGCTATACAAGCGTCTCGGCTGGCAAGTCTCTGGCGTGATTCCCGGCTACGCCTTGCTGCCGGAAGGCGGCTTGTGCGCAACCACCATTTTCTATAAAAACATCAGATCCAACGTTTGA
- a CDS encoding GspE/PulE family protein — MSIAMNNAPPKVLDLQQIFTWLLNDGTVDRNEVKAFYTQAQGIFRNAPVAIHPLSAVAQCKRNSMLPPHRAITLEWLTEWLARQVHMPFYRIDPLKIDFAKVADVMSASYATRFNILPVELSATDLVIATAEPFRVEWQAEIAKITRRNIRLVIANPLDITQYITQFFTLAKSIKSAHKSGGQELALRNNFEQLVELGKTNKQVDANDQHIVNIVDWLWQYAFEQRASDIHMEPKRDFSAIRFRIDGVLHQVYQVPAVVMIAMTARIKLLGRMDVIEKRRPQDGRIKTRTAGGQEIELRLSTLPTAFGEKLVMRIFDPEVVVKTLPELGFPTDDALRWDALTKRPHGIILVTGPTGSGKTTTLYTTLKALATSEVNVCSVEDPIEMVEASFNQMQVSHGIDLTFADGVRALMRQDPDIIMVGEIRDLETAEMAIQAALTGHLVLSTLHTNDAPSAVMRLLELGVPYYLLETTLIGIMAQRLVRTLCSFCKSPDGQVADDVWATLVETWNLPKPATVYHPVGCPECRQTGYRGRTGLYELLTITQPFSKMIQAETDIHALKKQSIADGMKPLRLAGALKVLEGVTTVEEVLKVTSALT, encoded by the coding sequence ATGTCTATAGCAATGAACAATGCACCGCCCAAAGTACTTGACCTGCAGCAGATTTTTACCTGGCTGTTGAACGACGGCACGGTCGACAGGAACGAGGTAAAAGCTTTTTATACCCAGGCCCAAGGGATTTTCCGCAACGCTCCGGTCGCGATTCATCCGCTCAGCGCCGTTGCCCAATGCAAGCGGAATTCGATGCTTCCCCCGCACCGGGCCATTACGCTGGAATGGCTGACCGAATGGCTGGCGCGCCAGGTTCACATGCCGTTCTACCGGATCGATCCGCTCAAGATCGATTTCGCCAAGGTAGCCGACGTCATGTCCGCCAGCTATGCGACGCGCTTCAATATCCTGCCGGTCGAACTGAGCGCCACCGATCTGGTGATCGCCACCGCCGAACCGTTCCGCGTCGAATGGCAGGCGGAAATCGCCAAGATCACACGCCGCAATATCCGCCTGGTGATTGCCAATCCGCTCGACATCACGCAATACATCACACAGTTTTTCACCCTCGCAAAATCGATCAAGAGCGCGCATAAATCAGGCGGCCAGGAACTGGCGCTGCGGAATAATTTCGAGCAGCTGGTCGAACTCGGCAAAACCAACAAACAGGTCGACGCCAACGACCAGCACATCGTCAACATCGTCGACTGGCTCTGGCAGTACGCGTTTGAGCAACGCGCTTCGGATATCCATATGGAACCCAAGCGTGATTTCAGCGCGATCCGCTTCCGCATCGACGGCGTTTTGCATCAGGTGTACCAGGTGCCGGCGGTAGTCATGATCGCCATGACCGCGCGCATCAAGCTGTTGGGACGGATGGATGTCATTGAAAAGCGTCGGCCGCAAGATGGCCGCATCAAGACCCGCACCGCCGGCGGCCAGGAAATCGAGTTGCGCCTGTCGACTTTGCCTACCGCTTTCGGCGAAAAACTGGTGATGCGGATTTTCGATCCGGAAGTCGTGGTCAAAACCTTGCCTGAGCTTGGCTTCCCGACCGACGACGCCTTGCGCTGGGATGCCCTGACCAAACGCCCGCACGGCATCATCCTGGTGACAGGGCCAACCGGCTCCGGCAAGACCACCACGCTGTACACCACGCTCAAGGCGCTGGCCACTTCCGAAGTCAATGTCTGCTCGGTGGAAGATCCGATCGAAATGGTGGAAGCATCGTTCAACCAGATGCAAGTCAGCCACGGCATCGACCTGACGTTTGCCGATGGCGTGCGGGCTTTGATGCGGCAGGATCCGGACATCATCATGGTGGGCGAAATCCGCGATCTGGAAACCGCCGAAATGGCGATCCAGGCCGCCCTTACCGGCCATCTGGTGCTATCCACGCTGCACACCAACGACGCGCCGTCGGCCGTGATGCGACTGCTGGAACTGGGCGTACCCTACTATCTGCTGGAAACCACATTGATCGGCATCATGGCGCAACGCCTGGTGCGCACCCTGTGCAGTTTTTGCAAAAGCCCCGACGGCCAGGTCGCCGACGATGTCTGGGCGACGCTGGTTGAAACCTGGAACCTGCCCAAGCCGGCCACGGTGTACCACCCGGTCGGCTGTCCCGAGTGCCGCCAGACCGGCTACCGTGGACGCACCGGCTTGTACGAACTGCTGACCATCACTCAGCCGTTCTCCAAAATGATCCAGGCCGAAACCGATATCCATGCACTGAAAAAGCAAAGTATCGCCGACGGCATGAAACCTTTGCGACTTGCTGGTGCATTGAAAGTCCTGGAAGGCGTCACCACCGTCGAGGAAGTATTGAAAGTGACTTCGGCGTTGACCTGA
- a CDS encoding substrate-binding domain-containing protein, which yields MKITNFNFVTVALVFGLITSAFAQEDPTTFLNRANAKIAKAMAFKNNWDGPTTGPKIAAQKKLIVVIASNLKNNSVLRVSKGVQEAAAVAGWDVFTIDCWGVDSKHAEAFSRALALKPNGIVLAGIDANEQPKEMNAANAQNVPVVGWHASTRIGPSDGLFSNVTADPKEEALIAALLGVVDSNGKAGVVVLTDPASLYSQAKSNEVAAVIKQCRTCSLLSVEALPITTSADKMPALLTSLQQRFGKKWTYIIGVNDSYLDLLAAPASTAILANNKIQTLSAGEGSESAYQRIRNKRQQIATVPEPFGQQGWQIVDELNRAFSGEKASAYTTPAYLVTEQNIAFHGGDKNTFEPNNGYRAEYKKIWGR from the coding sequence ATGAAAATTACAAATTTTAATTTTGTAACGGTAGCACTTGTATTCGGTCTCATCACTTCAGCATTCGCACAGGAAGATCCAACCACGTTCTTGAACCGGGCCAACGCAAAAATCGCCAAGGCCATGGCTTTCAAAAACAACTGGGACGGTCCCACCACAGGGCCCAAGATCGCGGCACAGAAAAAACTCATCGTCGTCATCGCCTCGAATCTCAAAAACAATAGTGTCTTGCGGGTTTCCAAGGGGGTACAGGAAGCGGCCGCGGTCGCCGGCTGGGATGTCTTCACTATCGATTGCTGGGGAGTGGACAGCAAACACGCGGAGGCCTTCAGCCGCGCCCTCGCACTGAAACCCAATGGCATCGTGCTGGCTGGTATCGATGCCAACGAACAGCCCAAGGAAATGAACGCGGCCAACGCACAAAATGTCCCGGTAGTGGGCTGGCATGCATCAACCAGGATTGGGCCAAGCGACGGTCTGTTTTCCAATGTCACGGCAGATCCCAAGGAAGAAGCGCTGATCGCCGCCCTGCTTGGCGTGGTCGACTCGAACGGCAAGGCGGGCGTCGTCGTCCTCACCGATCCGGCCAGCCTGTATTCGCAGGCAAAATCAAATGAAGTGGCGGCGGTCATTAAGCAATGCCGGACCTGCAGCCTGCTCAGCGTGGAAGCCTTGCCGATTACCACCTCCGCCGACAAGATGCCAGCGCTACTGACATCGCTGCAGCAACGTTTCGGAAAGAAATGGACCTACATCATCGGCGTCAACGACAGTTATCTTGACCTGCTGGCTGCGCCGGCATCGACGGCTATCCTTGCCAACAACAAGATCCAGACGCTGTCGGCCGGCGAAGGTTCTGAATCTGCCTATCAGCGCATCCGCAACAAGCGCCAGCAGATCGCCACGGTGCCGGAACCGTTCGGCCAGCAAGGCTGGCAGATCGTCGACGAACTGAATCGCGCGTTTTCGGGCGAAAAGGCCAGCGCCTACACAACGCCCGCCTATCTGGTTACCGAACAGAACATCGCTTTTCATGGCGGCGACAAAAACACCTTTGAACCGAACAACGGCTATCGCGCCGAGTATAAAAAAATCTGGGGCAGATAA
- a CDS encoding VOC family protein, with protein sequence MHKQIYVNLPVKDLQKSMAFFQSLGYTFNAKFTNDQAACMELGENLYVMLLVEKFFQSFAKKPISDATRQTEVLLCVSCDSRAHVDKLVALACASGAEKMKEALDYGFMYSDSFHDLDGHAWEMMYMEPEAAGQATSPSTQDDVKA encoded by the coding sequence ATGCACAAGCAAATCTACGTTAACCTGCCGGTCAAAGACTTGCAGAAATCCATGGCATTCTTCCAAAGCCTTGGCTATACCTTCAATGCAAAATTCACCAATGACCAGGCTGCATGCATGGAATTGGGCGAGAACCTTTACGTCATGCTGCTGGTCGAAAAATTCTTCCAGTCGTTCGCTAAAAAGCCCATCAGCGATGCGACCAGACAGACTGAAGTGCTGCTCTGCGTTTCCTGTGACAGTCGGGCCCATGTGGACAAACTGGTTGCCTTGGCATGTGCATCCGGCGCGGAAAAAATGAAGGAAGCGCTAGATTACGGCTTCATGTACAGCGATAGTTTCCACGATCTGGACGGCCACGCATGGGAAATGATGTATATGGAACCTGAGGCGGCAGGGCAGGCGACCTCGCCAAGTACGCAGGATGATGTAAAAGCGTAA
- a CDS encoding helix-turn-helix domain-containing protein, giving the protein MDINARIAARVSALRQERGMSLDALATKCNVSRSMISLIERGQSSATAVILEKLATGLGVLLSSLFEDQQPQANPLIRHRDQPEWRDPQSKYLRRDISPPNTQSPIRIVEVLFPAGARVAYETAAREIRVQQQIWMLDGSIDVTVGTTQYALDTGDCLAFPLNQPTAFHNPHSKQARYAVVLSTDAPTT; this is encoded by the coding sequence ATGGATATCAACGCCCGTATCGCCGCCCGCGTAAGCGCTTTGCGCCAGGAGCGCGGCATGTCGCTGGACGCGCTGGCCACAAAATGCAATGTCAGCCGCTCGATGATTTCATTGATTGAGCGCGGACAAAGCAGCGCCACCGCCGTGATCCTGGAAAAACTGGCGACCGGGCTTGGCGTCCTGCTGTCTTCCTTGTTTGAAGACCAGCAACCGCAAGCCAATCCGTTGATCCGTCACCGTGACCAGCCTGAATGGCGCGATCCGCAATCGAAATACCTGCGGCGCGACATCTCGCCGCCCAACACGCAATCGCCGATCCGGATCGTGGAAGTACTGTTCCCGGCCGGCGCCAGGGTGGCATATGAAACCGCCGCTCGTGAAATCCGCGTGCAGCAACAGATATGGATGCTGGATGGCAGCATCGACGTTACCGTCGGCACAACACAGTACGCGCTCGATACCGGCGACTGCCTGGCCTTCCCGCTAAACCAGCCTACAGCTTTCCATAACCCCCACAGCAAACAGGCTCGCTATGCGGTCGTACTCAGTACCGATGCGCCAACTACATAA
- a CDS encoding 6-phosphofructokinase, whose product MQSRRILIAQGGGPTAVINQSLVGVVLAARGVRDVDLVYGARNGVRGIVNEDFLDLAQETSHNLELVANTPSSALGSTRDKPDLKYCQEIIQVLQSHQINHFFYIGGNDSSDTLRILSLEAEKLAFPLRCIHIPKTIDNDLVGNDHTPGFPSAARFVAQAFAGANLDNASLPGVYVGVVMGRHAGFLTAASALARKFSDDGPHLIYLPERSFVLEKFLADVKEVYQRLGRCVIAVSEGIHDESGTPIASLLAETIERDDHGNVQLSGNGALADLLCEEIKSKLHIKRVRGDTFGYLQRSFAGCVSDVDQREAREVGEKALQFAVQKAHNGTVAIKRSGSYSVNYELMALDVVAGKTRVMEDELIAASGTDVTEAFHQYLRPLLGSGMPDSFRLRAEAVAKLRNKAG is encoded by the coding sequence ATGCAATCCAGACGAATCCTTATCGCCCAAGGCGGCGGCCCCACTGCAGTAATCAATCAATCGCTGGTGGGCGTGGTGCTGGCTGCGCGCGGCGTGCGCGATGTTGACCTGGTCTACGGCGCGCGCAATGGCGTGCGCGGCATCGTCAATGAAGATTTTCTCGACCTGGCGCAGGAAACCAGCCACAACCTGGAACTGGTGGCGAACACGCCGTCTTCCGCGCTAGGATCGACGCGCGACAAACCCGATCTCAAGTATTGCCAGGAAATCATCCAGGTATTGCAGTCGCACCAGATCAATCATTTTTTCTATATCGGCGGCAATGACTCCTCCGATACGCTGCGCATCCTTAGCCTGGAAGCAGAGAAGCTAGCCTTCCCGCTACGCTGCATTCATATCCCCAAGACCATCGATAACGATCTGGTTGGCAACGACCATACGCCGGGATTTCCATCGGCGGCACGCTTCGTGGCGCAGGCCTTTGCTGGCGCCAACCTGGACAATGCGTCCCTGCCCGGCGTCTATGTCGGCGTGGTGATGGGGCGCCATGCCGGCTTCCTGACAGCCGCATCGGCCCTGGCCAGAAAATTTTCGGACGATGGACCACACTTGATCTACCTTCCGGAGCGCAGCTTTGTGCTGGAAAAATTCCTGGCCGATGTGAAAGAAGTCTATCAACGCCTGGGGCGCTGCGTGATTGCCGTTTCCGAAGGCATACACGACGAATCCGGAACGCCGATCGCCAGTCTGCTCGCCGAAACCATCGAGCGCGACGACCACGGCAACGTGCAGTTGTCCGGCAATGGCGCGCTGGCGGATCTGTTATGCGAGGAAATCAAGTCGAAGCTGCACATCAAGCGCGTGCGCGGCGATACCTTCGGTTACCTGCAACGCTCGTTTGCCGGATGCGTATCTGATGTGGACCAGCGTGAAGCACGCGAAGTCGGCGAGAAGGCGTTGCAGTTCGCCGTGCAAAAAGCACACAACGGCACGGTCGCCATCAAGCGCAGCGGATCATATTCAGTCAACTACGAATTGATGGCGCTAGACGTGGTGGCGGGAAAAACCCGTGTCATGGAAGATGAATTGATTGCCGCCAGCGGCACCGACGTCACCGAAGCCTTTCACCAGTACCTGCGGCCGCTGCTAGGATCGGGAATGCCGGACAGCTTCCGCTTACGAGCCGAAGCGGTGGCCAAGCTGCGCAATAAGGCAGGCTGA
- a CDS encoding RNA polymerase sigma factor — MPTPLSAQIEAIYRNESRRVFATLIRLLGDFDMAEEALQDAFKAAIEQWPRDGIPDKPAAWLVSAGRFKAIDGIRRRARFTAYDDVAETIEAIADETPAPDEREELEDDRLRLIFTCCHPSLAPDTQIALTLREVCGLSTEEIAKAFLTPAPTLAQRIVRAKAKIRDARIPYQVPGRDELPARLESVLRVIYLVFNEGYSASSGATLTRHDLSQEAIRLARLLQELLPEPEITSLLALMLLHESRRVARTSESGDLVPLDEQDRTVWNAELIAEGVALVQRALSSGRAGTYSLQAAISAVHAEARRADVTDWGQIVGLYDALLQLEPTPVIALNRAVAVAMHQGPQAGLALVEDLIADGHLQNYYLAHAAQADFHRRLGHVTEARAAYVRALALTQQEPERRFLNRRLAALA, encoded by the coding sequence ATGCCGACACCATTGAGCGCTCAGATCGAAGCTATTTACCGTAATGAATCGCGGCGCGTGTTCGCGACCCTGATCCGTTTGCTGGGCGACTTCGACATGGCGGAGGAAGCCTTGCAAGATGCCTTCAAGGCCGCTATCGAACAATGGCCGCGCGATGGCATTCCCGACAAGCCGGCTGCCTGGCTGGTGTCGGCCGGACGCTTTAAGGCAATTGACGGCATCCGCCGGCGGGCCAGGTTCACCGCCTATGACGATGTGGCCGAGACCATCGAAGCGATTGCCGATGAAACGCCGGCTCCCGACGAGCGCGAAGAGCTTGAAGACGACCGCTTGCGGCTGATCTTTACCTGTTGCCACCCCTCGCTGGCACCGGATACACAGATCGCTCTTACCTTGCGCGAGGTGTGTGGCCTCAGTACGGAAGAGATCGCCAAGGCTTTTCTGACCCCGGCGCCGACGCTGGCGCAACGCATCGTCCGCGCCAAGGCTAAAATCCGCGATGCTCGCATCCCGTACCAGGTCCCCGGCCGCGACGAATTGCCGGCGCGGCTGGAGAGCGTCTTGCGTGTGATCTATCTGGTGTTCAACGAAGGCTATTCGGCTTCGTCGGGAGCGACGCTGACCCGTCACGATTTGTCGCAGGAAGCGATCCGGCTTGCGCGCTTGTTGCAGGAGTTATTGCCCGAGCCAGAAATTACGAGTTTGCTGGCGTTGATGCTGCTGCACGAATCGCGTCGTGTCGCGCGTACTTCTGAGAGCGGCGATCTGGTGCCGCTGGACGAGCAGGACCGCACCGTATGGAATGCGGAGCTGATTGCTGAAGGTGTGGCCTTGGTGCAGCGTGCCTTGTCTTCCGGCCGCGCCGGGACCTATTCATTGCAAGCGGCGATTTCTGCGGTACACGCCGAAGCGCGCCGGGCCGATGTCACGGACTGGGGCCAGATCGTTGGCCTGTATGACGCCTTGTTGCAGCTAGAGCCGACGCCGGTGATTGCATTGAACCGGGCCGTGGCCGTCGCCATGCATCAGGGACCGCAAGCCGGGCTGGCCCTGGTGGAGGACTTGATCGCAGACGGCCACTTGCAAAATTATTATCTTGCGCACGCAGCGCAAGCAGATTTCCATCGGCGCCTGGGCCACGTTACCGAGGCGCGCGCCGCCTATGTGCGGGCGCTGGCGCTGACCCAGCAAGAACCGGAGCGGCGTTTCCTGAACCGCCGGCTGGCCGCGCTGGCGTAA
- a CDS encoding C13 family peptidase, protein MHGVISSKLPQTRVFVLATAIFAGFMGSGIGLASATPSTPDAVTADGGRYYGPLVDNKRQGKGRVEWANGDIYEGNFDKGLFSGKGKYTSGANFLYEGEYKAGSRTGQGRSVDATGSVYVGHFLNGEFDGQGKLTSQDGSVYEGSFAKGLFNGTGKWTSKDQEYTGEFKNGQFSGKGKLKSGNGRIYTGTFANGHFQGQGRYDISAKEYYAGEFDNDDFTGHGIHQAQDGSRHVGTFKKWIADGPGRKTDRAGNIYEGVFDDGDLNRPGRYIGKDGSRYEGEFDGGKFDGMGIYRNAEGDEYKGGFSYNLFDGGGIVTYAAPQKDGRSKDIGIWRYGKLDNPVAAKLAKINIETALYGQRAMLDKTLAAIAPHQPGKINLYLLAVAGDGSQEVFRRETEFVHKQFDRDFGTQGRSMVLVNSRNTVAEQPMATVTSIRESLNAIAAKMDKENDILFLYLTSHGSQNHELSLAQNGMSLRNLEAKELGKLLVESGIRWKVVVVSACYAGGFIDPLKDDHTMVIAAARSDRTSFGCADDNDFTYFGEAFFQKSLPGSASFEEAFNKAKTLVATWENDDIKAAGKGGEVLHSEPQIHHTSQIDQYLKKWRAQITTVAPAGKLAPTL, encoded by the coding sequence ATGCACGGCGTCATTTCAAGCAAGCTCCCGCAGACACGCGTCTTCGTGCTGGCTACGGCAATATTTGCCGGTTTTATGGGAAGCGGGATCGGCCTCGCCTCGGCTACGCCATCAACCCCGGATGCGGTCACTGCCGACGGCGGACGATATTACGGTCCGTTGGTCGACAACAAACGTCAAGGCAAGGGAAGAGTGGAATGGGCAAACGGCGATATCTATGAGGGCAATTTCGACAAGGGATTATTTTCCGGAAAAGGAAAATATACATCCGGCGCCAATTTCCTTTATGAAGGTGAATACAAGGCTGGCAGCAGGACCGGCCAGGGAAGATCTGTCGACGCTACGGGATCGGTCTATGTCGGCCATTTCCTTAATGGCGAATTCGACGGACAAGGAAAACTCACCTCGCAGGACGGTTCTGTGTATGAGGGTTCTTTCGCAAAAGGCCTGTTCAACGGAACCGGGAAATGGACAAGCAAGGACCAGGAATACACCGGTGAATTCAAGAACGGACAGTTCTCCGGAAAAGGAAAGTTAAAGTCCGGTAACGGACGCATATACACTGGTACATTCGCCAATGGCCATTTTCAGGGCCAGGGACGATACGACATATCGGCCAAGGAATATTACGCAGGAGAATTCGACAACGACGATTTCACCGGACACGGTATTCACCAGGCACAAGATGGCTCGCGCCATGTCGGCACTTTCAAGAAATGGATTGCCGACGGCCCCGGCAGGAAGACTGATCGCGCCGGCAATATCTACGAAGGCGTGTTTGATGATGGCGACCTGAACCGGCCGGGGCGCTACATCGGCAAAGACGGCAGCCGTTATGAGGGCGAATTCGATGGCGGAAAATTCGACGGCATGGGTATTTACCGGAATGCCGAGGGCGATGAATACAAAGGAGGCTTCTCCTATAACCTGTTTGATGGCGGCGGTATCGTGACCTACGCTGCCCCGCAAAAAGACGGCCGCAGCAAAGACATTGGCATCTGGCGCTATGGCAAACTGGACAACCCGGTCGCGGCAAAACTGGCAAAAATCAATATTGAAACTGCGCTATATGGTCAGCGGGCGATGCTCGACAAGACCCTGGCGGCCATTGCACCGCACCAGCCCGGAAAAATCAATCTCTATCTGCTGGCCGTCGCAGGCGATGGTTCGCAGGAGGTGTTTCGCCGGGAAACCGAGTTTGTCCACAAGCAGTTCGACCGTGATTTCGGCACGCAGGGACGATCGATGGTGCTGGTGAATAGCCGCAACACTGTGGCTGAGCAGCCGATGGCGACGGTCACTAGCATCCGAGAGAGTCTGAATGCCATCGCCGCCAAAATGGACAAGGAAAACGACATCCTGTTCCTCTACCTGACCAGCCATGGTTCGCAAAATCACGAACTGTCGCTGGCGCAGAATGGCATGAGCTTGCGTAACCTCGAAGCCAAGGAATTGGGGAAATTATTAGTCGAATCGGGAATTCGCTGGAAGGTCGTCGTTGTCTCCGCCTGCTACGCCGGCGGTTTCATTGATCCGCTCAAAGACGATCACACCATGGTGATTGCCGCCGCGCGCAGCGACCGCACCTCTTTCGGTTGCGCCGACGACAATGACTTCACGTATTTCGGCGAAGCGTTTTTCCAGAAATCACTGCCGGGAAGCGCGTCTTTCGAAGAAGCTTTCAACAAAGCCAAGACATTGGTTGCGACTTGGGAAAATGACGATATCAAAGCAGCCGGCAAAGGCGGCGAAGTGCTCCATTCAGAACCGCAGATACATCACACCTCCCAGATTGACCAATACCTGAAAAAATGGCGGGCGCAGATAACAACTGTTGCACCCGCTGGCAAGCTGGCGCCGACTCTATAA